In a single window of the Bubalus kerabau isolate K-KA32 ecotype Philippines breed swamp buffalo chromosome 18, PCC_UOA_SB_1v2, whole genome shotgun sequence genome:
- the IRX1 gene encoding iroquois-class homeodomain protein IRX-1 encodes MGDLGRSGGPGGGREAHGAGRGPAACAEGRDKLVPDAPDSVAAAGQAGPLPGRPFPGRGPRCATFSAFGPGPETRFFLLSGRTRAVGSQYELKDNPGVHPATFAAHTSPAYYPYGQFQYGDPGRPKNATRESTSTLKAWLNEHRKNPYPTKGEKIMLAIITKMTLTQVSTWFANARRRLKKENKVTWGARSKDQEDGALFGSDTEGDPEKAEDDEEIDLESIDIDEHDGDQSNEDEEDKAEAPRAPDAPTALARDQGSPLTAADSLKPPDSPLGLAKELPEPGSTRLLSPGAAAAGGLQGAPNSKPKIWSLAETATSPDGAPKASPPPPSGHPGGAHGPPAGAPLQHPAFLPSHGLYTCHIGKFSNWTNGAFLAQGSLLNVRSFLGVGAPHGPHLSAPPPPQPPVPVAAGVLHGDKASARSSPSLPERDLLPRPDSPAQQLKSPFQPVRDNSLATQEGTPRILAALPSA; translated from the exons atgggagacctgggtcgcTCGGGGGGTCCCGGTGGGGGTAGGGAGGCCCACGGAGCAGGCCGGGGGCCAGCGGCCTGCGCTGAAGGTCGGGACAAACTCGTGCCCGACGCCCCCGATTCGGTGGCGGCGGCGGGGCAGGCGGGCCCTTTACCCGGCCGCCCCTTCCCGGGCCGCGGGCCCCGCTGCGCGACCTTTTCAGCTTTTGGGCCGGGACCAGAGACTCGATTTTTCCTCCTCTCGGGCAGAACTCGTGCGGTT GGTTCACAGTATGAGCTCAAGGACAACCCCGGGGTGCACCCCGCCACCTTCGCGGCCCACACGTCTCCCGCCTACTACCCCTACGGGCAGTTCCAGTACGGGGACCCCGGGCGGCCCAAGAACGCCACGCGGGAGAGCACCAGCACGCTCAAGGCCTGGCTCAACGAGCACCGCAAGAACCCCTACCCCACCAAGGGCGAGAAGATCATGCTGGCCATCATCACTAAGATGACCCTCACGCAGGTCTCCACCTGGTTCGCCAACGCGCGCCGGCGCCTCAAGAAGGAGAACAAGGTGACGTGGGGCGCGCGCAGCAAGGACCAGGAGGACGGCGCTCTCTTCGGAAGCGACACCGAGGGGGACCCGGAGAAGGCTGAGGACGACGAAGAGATCGACCTGGAGAGCATCGATATCGACGAGCACGACGGCGACCAGAGCAACGAGGACGAGGAGGACAAAGCCGAGGCGCCGCGCGCGCCCGACGCGCCCACGGCCCTCGCGCGAGACCAGGGCTCGCCGCTGACAGCCGCCGACTCACTCAAGCCCCCAGACTCGCCCCTGGGCTTGGCCAAGGAGCTCCCGGAGCCCGGCAGCACGCGCCTGCTGAGCCCTGGCGCTGCGGCGGCGGGCGGCCTGCAGGGCGCGCCGAACAGCAAGCCCAAGATCTGGTCGTTGGCCGAGACGGCCACCAGCCCCGACGGTGCGCCCAAGGCCTCGCCGCCGCCGCCTTCCGGCCACCCCGGCGGCGCGCACGGGCCCCCCGCGGGCGCGCCGCTGCAGCACCCTGCCTTCCTGCCCAGCCACGGACTGTACACCTGCCACATCGGCAAGTTTTCCAACTGGACCAACGGCGCATTCCTCGCACAGGGCTCGCTGCTTAACGTGCGCTCCTTCCTGGGCGTGGGCGCGCCTCACGGCCCGCACCTGTCGGCGCCGCCCCCGCCGCAGCCACCGGTCCCCGTGGCCGCGGGGGTGCTCCATGGCGACAAGGCCTCGGCCCGTAGCAGCCCCTCGCTCCCAG agAGAGACCTCCTCCCCAGACCGGACTCGCCGGCGCAGCAGTTGAAGTCGCCCTTCCAGCCAGTGCGCGACAA CTCGCTGGCCACGCAGGAAGGGACGCCGCGGATTCTAGCAGCGCTCCCGTCGGCCTGA